The window GCCCCAGGACGGCCGGATCTCCCTGCTCATTGCCGGCAGGCCGGTGGATGTTCGAGTGTCGACCATCCCCTCTGCAGTTGGGGAAAGGGTTGTCCTCCGGCTGCTCGATAAACAGGCCGGACGTCTGAACCTTGAGCATCTGGGCATGGATCCGGACAGCCTGGCTGCCCTCGACAGGCTGATTCATCAGCCGAATGGCATCGTCCTCGTCACCGGGCCGACCGGGTCGGGGAAAACCACCACCCTTTATGCGGCCCTTTCCAGACTGAACAGGTCGAGCCGCAATATCATGACCGTGGAAGACCCGATCGAGTATAATCTCGACGGTATCGGCCAGACCCAGGTGAATACCCGGGTGGATATGACCTTCGCCCGGGGTCTTCGGGCAATTCTCCGGCAGGACCCGGATGTGGTGATGATCGGTGAGATCAGGGACCGGGAAACAGCCGAGATCGCCGTTCAGGCAAGTCTCACCGGCCATCTTGTTTTCTCGACTCTTCATACCAACACCGCAATCGGCGCGGTAACCAGGCTCAGGGACATGGGGGTCGAGCCCTTTCTGCTTTCTTCCACCCTGAGCGGGGTATTGTCCCAACGTCTGGTGAGGGTGCTGTGTCCCAAATGCCGGATTTCCTATGAGGCGACAGCGGCTGAGGGCAGGCTGCTGGGCTTGAGACCGGAAGAAAAGGTGACGATTTATCGACCGGCCGGCTGTGAGTCATGCAGCGGCCAGGGATTCGACGGACGGACCGGGATCTATGAGCTGGTTGAGATTGATGAGCGACTCAAGGCGATGATCCACGAGAAAGCGGGAGAGCACGAGATGGAAGAGTATGCCCGTCACCGCAATCCAGGTCTCAGGGCCGACGGCATCCGCCGCGTTCTGGCAGGAGAAACCTCCCTTGAAGAAGTTGTCCGGGTCACCAGGGAGGAAGGGACGACGATTGGAATGTAGAATGCAAAATGTAAAATTCAAAATGAAGTGCCGGTAGAAGATAATTTCGGTAATGAATTGCAGGTAACAGGGTGATGGAAAGTAAAATGATTTGCTTTTTATTTTGCATTTTACATTTTGCATTTTGCATATCCGGCGAAGCCGGAGGATACGCATGGCCGCATTTGAATATTCAGCATTAAACGCTCAAGGGCGGCTGGAAAAGGGGGTCCTGTCCGCCGATACCCCGCGGCAGGTGCGACAGGTGCTGCGGGATAAAGGGTTGGCGCCGGTCTCGGTCGAGCCTGTTGCGGGCGGCACAGCGAAAGCGGTGGGGGGACGAATGTTGTCTCGCGGGATGGGGGCCACCGGCCTCGCTCTTTTCACCAGGCAGCTTGCCACCCTTGTCAAATCCGGCTCGGTTCTCGGTGAGGCGCTTGATGTTGTCAACGAACAGTCGGAAAGTGCGAAGGTTAAAAAAGTTGTGACTGCAGTCCGGGCCAAGGTTATGGAAGGGATGTCACTGGCCCGGGCGATGGCTGATTTCCCGCAGGTGTTCCCCGATCTCTACCGGGCTACGGTTGAAGCGGGTGAGCAGTCGGGGCGGCTTGATCAGGTCCTTGAAAGGCTTGCCGAATATACCGAGTTCAAACAGCAGCTGGGCCAGAAAATAGTCCTGGCTATGGCTTATCCGGTGCTCCTGACTTCAGTGGCGGTGCTGGTGGTAATCGGCATGCTTGCCTATGTCGTACCGCAGATCATTACCGTGTTCCGGAATATTGACCAGGAATTGCCCGTGCTCACCCGATTGGTGATCTCGGCGAGTGAGTTTTTCAGTCATTACGGATCGGTATTGCTGGTGATTCTGATCCTGCTGTTGTTCGCGGCCAGAAGTCTCATGCGTTATGGCGGAATCAGAAAAAAGGTCCACGGCGCGATGCTTTCGGTGCCGGTGGTCGGCCGCTTCCTGAAAGCCCTTGATGTGTCGCGCTTCACTCGAACCTTGAGCATGCTGGTGGCGAGCGGGGTTCCGGTTCTTGACGGAATGAAGGTAGGGGCCGGAGTCATGAATAACTGGGTCCTCCGCGATGCGGTCACCGAAGCGGCCAAAGGGGTCCGGGAGGGCAAAAGTGTGAGCCGGGCACTGGCGGCGAGCAAATGCTTTCCGCCGATGGTTATTCACCTGATTGCCAGCGGGGAAGCCTCCGCCGAGCTTGATACGATGCTTTCCCAGGCGGCAGTCAGCCAGGAAAAGGAGGTCGAAATGGTGGCGGGTCTCGCCACCGCTGTATTCGAACCATTGCTGATCCTGGTTATGGGTGGGGTGGTGCTGCTGATTGTTCTCGCCATCCTCCTGCCGATCTTTGAACTGAACCAGCTGGTGCGTTGATGAGCCGCCATGATTTCGGGCAAAGAGGCTTCACCCTGCTTGAGATTCTGGTGGCGCTGGCGGTCTTCAGCATTGTCGCCCTGACCGCGCTGACCAATAACAACGTGATCATCGACAACAGCCGCTATATCGAGGACAAGACCCTGGCCCACTGGGTGGCTATGAACAAGGCTGCGGAGCTGCAGTTAGCCGGCAATTGGGTTAAAAAGGAGGGCGAGAAAGGCGTCGCGGTCATGGCCGGGCGGAGCTGGAACTGGCAGGCGGTGGGGCAGAATACTCCCGATCCGGATATCCAGTTGGTAGAGATAAAAGTTGTCTCTGCCGATGAATCTGGAAACCAGGCAGTGCGGACTGATCTGACCCTGTATCTGGGGAGGCCTGCAGGATACCAGCTCCAGGGAACGCAAGGATCGTGAGGTTCTCAAACCGAGGGTACGCAAAATTTGTAAGTCTCGAATGATGACTAAAAAACACAACCGGGGTTTCACCTTGCTTGAGCTGCTGGTTGCCATGGCGATTTTTTCTCTGATGTCGGTCATGGTATACAGCAGTCTCACATCGATGACTGAAACCCGTGAGCAGCTGCAGAAAAGAACAGAAATCTTTGCCGAACTGCAGACCTTTTTCAGGGTCATCGGCAGGGACCTTACCCAGACAGCGAAAAGACCGGTGCGTGACGGTTTCGGTGATGAACTGCCTGCTGTGAAAAGGATTGTCGGAGAGTCGGCCCTTGAGTTTACCAGAAACGGCTGGCGGAATCCTGCCGGACGGCCGCGGAGCAGCCTGCAGAGGGTCAGGTACAGGTTTGCTGCAGGGCAGCTGATCCGGGAAAGCTGGAACGTTCTCGACCGGGCGGTGGACAGTGAACCGCACGACCGGATTGTACTCAACAAGGTGTTGGATTTCGATGTTACATTCATTGGGCAGCAGGATAAACCGTATAAATCGTGGCCGCCGAACGTGAATGGAACGCCCGTGAATGACGAGCTGCCCAGAGCGGTCAATATCCAGGTGGATGTTGCCGGTTGGGGTCGACTTGACCGGCTTTTTCTGGTCAATAACGGCGCATGAGGGATGAGGGAGTGATCAGGAGCGGCACCAATCAGGAAGGCATTGCTCTTCTTACCGTACTTCTGGCCACTGCCCTGATTGCGCTGCTGGCGGTTGGGTTGACCACGGAACAGAGGATCGGGCTCAGACGAACAGAAAATCTTTTTGAGGGCGACCAGGCAATGCTTCTTGCCAGAGGTATGGAGGAGTGGGGGGTTCAGCTCCTGATCAAGGACCTGCAGGCGTCAAGCAGTGATCATCTGGGAGAAGACTGGGCGGTGGGGCTTCTCCCGGTTCCGGTCGGTGAGGGTATGGTTGTGGGGAGGATTGAAGACCTGCAGGGCAGGATCAATATCAACAATCTGGTCAAGAATGATCAAACGATAGATTCTGTGACCAGTGACCGGTTTGAAAGGTTGTATGATTTATGCGGGATGGATTCCGCCAAGGTTGATGCACTTGCCGACTGGCTTGATTCGAATAGTACCCGGTTGCCTGATGGGGCTGAAGATGATGATTATCTGCTCAACGAGATTCCTTACCGGAGCGGAAATCGGACGATGGTCAGCACCAGCGAACTCCTTCTTGTTGATGGCATTACCAGTGAAGGGTTTCGATGCATGGAGGAAAGTGTTACCGTTTTACCGGTGTGGACCAAAATCAATGTCAATACGGCCGGGGTGATGGTGATTGCCTCAATTGCAGGGATTACTCCGGCCGCAGCTGCGGAAGTGGTGAGGGACAGACCGAAAAACGGGTATAGCACTCCGACCGACTTTCTATCTCATCCGCGAATAGTAGGATCAAGTGTGAGTCCGGGCGACCTGGAGCTGAAGAGTGATTTTTTTCAGTTGACCGGGCAGGCGGTTTATGGTGGCAGTGAGGTGCTTCTGTACAGTGCTCTCGCAAGAGATTCCGGGCGGGTCAGGGTGTTCAGCCATAGTATCGGAGCCTACTGAAAGAATGTATTTACACCCTTCGGGTATATGTTTCGTACGAGCAGACGAGCTGCTCAACTCAGCTTTAATCTTAAGTCAGCGGATATGGGCAGACAAAATATAAAGAACTTAAAGACCGTTTCTCCCGTTGGCAGGGGGTTCTGGCAGAAAATTCTGGGAGATTCCGGGCGGAACGGACGCGCAGGGCTTTTCCTCTACCTTGGTCCGGAAGCACCGGGCAAAGTTTACTGGGCGGAGAAGAGCCCCGGGCAGAGATTCAAAGCTTTCATCGGCTCCCTCGATGATTTCGGCCGCAGTGTGGATCAGGCGGCAACGGTTTTTGTGCCAGGCTCGGAAGTGCTGCTTGCAGAAGTTACAATTCCTCACGGGAACCGGGCTCGGGCACTCAAAAGCATCCCGTTTCTGATCGAGGAAAACCTGGCCGAAGATGTGGAATTTCTTCATTTTGCCTGTGACCGGATCAATCCGGCGGGGAAAACCAGGGTGGCCATTGTTTCCCGGAACAGAATGACTGCATGGATGACGATGCTTTCGGAAGCCGGAATAGAGGCCGCATCCATGGTTCCGACCAGCCTGCTGCTGCCGACAGTTCCGGAACGGTGGGCGATTGTTCCGGAGGGGCGGCAATGGTTGGTTGGTAAAGAGGGGGGGCTCCCCTTTGCGGTGGATCCTGAGAATTGCCGGCTGCTTCTCTCCCTGGCAGAGGGACACGGAGAAGATGACGGAAAATGCGGTGTTACTTTTCTTACCGATCATGGTGAAAATATTGATCTGCAGGCCTTGCTTCCGGGTCGTGAGGTTGAAGTGGCCACGGCGTCTTTTCTGGAAATGATGACTGAGGGTTATGGCAGGGGGCAGGGCATCGACCTTTTGCAGAGCGAGTTCAGCAGGAGTGCACAATGGCGTGGATTATGGCGGCAGTGGCAGTTTTTCGTCTGGTCGGCACTGGCGCTTGTTCTCATCAGCGCGGTCGGTTTTTCCTTTGATTATCATCGGCTGGCGAAAGCCGAACAGAGACTTGATGCGGAGATGAAGGCGGTATTTCTGGAGGTGTTCCCAAACAGCAAGAGGACCGATAACCCGCGGGTCCGGATGGAGAGCAATCTGAAGGGGCTGCAGGGTAAACAGAGCCAGGGCGAGACATTCTTCGTGGTGTACGATCAGGTGGCGCCGGTTATGCTGCAGAGTCCGGGTTTCAGCCTTAACACCCTGCGCTTCAAGGATGGGAGATTCGATTTTGATTTTGAGCTGGAGAGTCTTCAGGCCCTGGAAAATCTGAAAGCGGTCCTTGGTAAAAACGAGATGATCCGGGCTGAGATCAGAAATGCCTCTGCTTCCGGAGACAAGATCAAGGCAATCATGCAGGTGGGCATCGACAGGTGATGAAAATATCCTGGAACGAGATGAGCGGCAGAGAAAAGCTGATGGTCATCGGTGGATCCGCCATGCTCCTGATATTGATCGGGTATCTGCTATTCATCAAACCGGTTTGTGATGAATATGTGAGGCTGCAGGCAGAGGTCCCGGACAGGGTGGCTGACCTGGCCTGGATGCGTTCCGTTGCAGGAGAATCCCGAAATCTAACCGCCGCGGCCGGTAAAGTTGTGGGGCCCGCCTCGCTGCTCAGGAGTATTGACGAATCGGCGAGACAGCACAATGTTTCCGCAAACCTGGTAAGGGTTGAACCGGTTGGCGACAACGGAGTCAAGCTGTGGCTGGAAAATGTCCTGTATACGGATTTTTTCGCCTGGTTCCGGTTTCTTGTTGCCGGGAATGGTTTTTCCGTGAGTTCACTGGCGGTTGAAAAGAGTGGCGCTTCAGGAGTGGTGAATGTTCGCCTCTCTCTCGAGCAACGGTGATTGATGATGGCAGGACAAAGTGATCTTCGTGGGCATGGCGGTTTTGTACCAGTCACTAAAAAAAATCTGCTGCTGTTCGGGTTATTGTTTCTGTTCTGTGTCGGGGTCCGCGTTCCAGCGGATCTCCTCTGGCCGTTCATGTTGAATAAGGCCGGTTTTTCCGACAGGCAAATCCAGTTGACTTCCGGCGAGGGATCATGGTTGGCCGGAAGTTTCAGGAGGGTTCAGGTCGTCGGGAGGGAACTGGGGAGCGTTTCATGGCGCTTCCGCCCTATGTCGATGCTAGCGGGCAGCCTTCGTTTTGACCTCACCGTAAGGAATGACGAATCGACCTTGTCGGGAGTGTTTAAAGCGGGGCCGGGCAGGGTCGGACTGGATGGAGTTCAGGGGATGATACCCCTTCACCTTATTAGTAAAATAGCCGGTTTGCCGGGAATTGAGCTTTCCGGGAAGCTGACATTTTCGCAGTTGTTTTTAGTCGTGAAGAAGGGCCGGCTGAACTCTGCCGGCGGTGAGATTTTCTGGCAGGACGCCGGGATGAACAAACCCTATAAGCTGAATGCCGGAAACATCGTGGCCGTTTTAAAAACAGACCAGGAAGGGATCAAGATCAATGCCGCAGACAAAGGTGGTGAGCTTATGATCAGGCTCGCTGGAACCGTGTTCCCGGACGGCAATTATAGCATGAATGGCGATTTTGCCACCAGGGATTCAGCTCATCCCGATCTGGTTTCATTCCTGAAGGTTATGGGAGAGCCGGGGCCGGATGGCAGGGTCAGGCTTTCCTATCGAGGTAAAATCGGCAAGATGCTCCCGTGATATGCAGGCTAACAGTTAACACTTAAGAGTGAACCCATGATGAAAATCAAAATGTTTTCCCCGAATAAGAAATCATCCGGCCACATTGTCGACGATCGTGGTTTTACCCTGATAGAAATCATGGTGGTAGTGGTCATCCTGAGCATCCTGGCCGCTTTTATTGTCCCGAAGATCATGGACCGTCCGGATGAGGCCAGGGTGGTCAAGGCCAGATCCGATATCCGGACCATCGAAAGCTCGCTGAAACTCTACCGCCTCGACAATCATTCCTATCCCAGTACTGAGCAGGGGTTGGAGGCTCTGGTGGCAATCCCTGAAGGGGAACCGGAACCGCGCAACTGGAAGGAAGGGGGGTATCTCGACCGTTTGCCGAAAGATCCGTGGGGGGGCGAATATCTCTATCTGAATCCCGGGGTCCACGGCACCATCGATGTATTTTCTCTGGGGGCGGACGGCAAGCCCGGGGGAGAAAAGAACAATGCGGATATCGGCAACTGGGATGATGGGCAGTAATCACCCGAGTCGAGGATTTACCTTGCTGGAGATTATGGTTGTCCTGGTCATAATCTCCATCATTCTCACCTTTGCCACCCTGTCCGGTGATACCGGTGCAAGGCAGCTGGAAAACGAAGCCAGACGCCTGGCCGCCCTCTTAAACATCGCTTCCGAAGAAACAATTATGAACTCCAGGGAATATCGGGTGGTTTTTGGGGCGAACGGGTACTCGTTTTACCAATTCGCTGGAGCAGGAAGATGGGATTTGATAGAAGATGATCTGCTGCGGCCAAGAGAGTTTCCGGAAGGGTATTCATTGATTTTGACCCTGGAAGGGGAAAAGATTGAGCCCGGCAAATCCGATGCGGATGATCTGGCGGCAGAGGCGGCGGTATATTTTCTGTCAAGCGGCGAGGTGACATCCTTCGAGGTTGAATTGGTCAATGGTCACGGTGGTAAATGTCTGGTAACGAACCGAAACGGCCTTTCTGTCGTTCTGGTGTCGTCTTCATGACGTGGCTGTCATAAACTCTTCCTGTTATATTCAGGCAAATTGTAACCGACAAGGAATGCGCATGATCATTCGAAAACTTCGTCTGGAAAAAGGTTGGTCGCAAGAGCAACTGGCTGAAATCTGCGATCTGAGTGTGCGAACGATCCAGCGGATTGAGAGCGGGCAAACACCTAGCCTGGAGACCCTGAAAGCCCTGGCGTCGGTTTTTGAAACCGAGGTCACTGCTTTAAGCAGGGAGGATGTAATGTCTGGCCAGTCAATGTCGGCAGAGGAAGAGCGAGCGGTTATCTCCGTGCGTGACCTTAAGGGGTTTTATACCCATCTGGTCATATACGGAGTTGTGATTAGTGGATTATTGGCCCTAAACCTTGTCCGACCGACAAATCATTTCTGGGCAATGTGGCCGGCTATCGGCTGGGGCGTCGGTGTTGTCTTTCATGGCTTGAATGTTTTCGAGGCCTTCAGCCTGTTCGGGGCCGATTGGGAAAAACGGCAGCTGAATAAACGCTTAAAGCGCGATGCGTAATTGAGGTTGATGATGGTCAAGGCAACAATTGAGATAATCGCCCTCTGCTGGGTTGGCTATAATGTCTGGCGGGTATTCTCTGTATCACAAAATGCTGTGGAAGTTGGCGCTGAAGTGCCCGCTAACTGTCCACCTGATTTCGCCTTCCAGACTTATTTGA of the Pseudomonadota bacterium genome contains:
- the gspK gene encoding type II secretion system minor pseudopilin GspK; amino-acid sequence: MRDEGVIRSGTNQEGIALLTVLLATALIALLAVGLTTEQRIGLRRTENLFEGDQAMLLARGMEEWGVQLLIKDLQASSSDHLGEDWAVGLLPVPVGEGMVVGRIEDLQGRININNLVKNDQTIDSVTSDRFERLYDLCGMDSAKVDALADWLDSNSTRLPDGAEDDDYLLNEIPYRSGNRTMVSTSELLLVDGITSEGFRCMEESVTVLPVWTKINVNTAGVMVIASIAGITPAAAAEVVRDRPKNGYSTPTDFLSHPRIVGSSVSPGDLELKSDFFQLTGQAVYGGSEVLLYSALARDSGRVRVFSHSIGAY
- the gspG gene encoding type II secretion system major pseudopilin GspG, whose protein sequence is MKIKMFSPNKKSSGHIVDDRGFTLIEIMVVVVILSILAAFIVPKIMDRPDEARVVKARSDIRTIESSLKLYRLDNHSYPSTEQGLEALVAIPEGEPEPRNWKEGGYLDRLPKDPWGGEYLYLNPGVHGTIDVFSLGADGKPGGEKNNADIGNWDDGQ
- a CDS encoding type II secretion system protein N; this encodes MMAGQSDLRGHGGFVPVTKKNLLLFGLLFLFCVGVRVPADLLWPFMLNKAGFSDRQIQLTSGEGSWLAGSFRRVQVVGRELGSVSWRFRPMSMLAGSLRFDLTVRNDESTLSGVFKAGPGRVGLDGVQGMIPLHLISKIAGLPGIELSGKLTFSQLFLVVKKGRLNSAGGEIFWQDAGMNKPYKLNAGNIVAVLKTDQEGIKINAADKGGELMIRLAGTVFPDGNYSMNGDFATRDSAHPDLVSFLKVMGEPGPDGRVRLSYRGKIGKMLP
- a CDS encoding GspH/FimT family protein, which encodes MLEIMVVLVIISIILTFATLSGDTGARQLENEARRLAALLNIASEETIMNSREYRVVFGANGYSFYQFAGAGRWDLIEDDLLRPREFPEGYSLILTLEGEKIEPGKSDADDLAAEAAVYFLSSGEVTSFEVELVNGHGGKCLVTNRNGLSVVLVSSS
- the gspJ gene encoding type II secretion system minor pseudopilin GspJ; this translates as MMTKKHNRGFTLLELLVAMAIFSLMSVMVYSSLTSMTETREQLQKRTEIFAELQTFFRVIGRDLTQTAKRPVRDGFGDELPAVKRIVGESALEFTRNGWRNPAGRPRSSLQRVRYRFAAGQLIRESWNVLDRAVDSEPHDRIVLNKVLDFDVTFIGQQDKPYKSWPPNVNGTPVNDELPRAVNIQVDVAGWGRLDRLFLVNNGA
- the gspI gene encoding type II secretion system minor pseudopilin GspI; the protein is MSRHDFGQRGFTLLEILVALAVFSIVALTALTNNNVIIDNSRYIEDKTLAHWVAMNKAAELQLAGNWVKKEGEKGVAVMAGRSWNWQAVGQNTPDPDIQLVEIKVVSADESGNQAVRTDLTLYLGRPAGYQLQGTQGS
- the gspL gene encoding type II secretion system protein GspL, whose amino-acid sequence is MGRQNIKNLKTVSPVGRGFWQKILGDSGRNGRAGLFLYLGPEAPGKVYWAEKSPGQRFKAFIGSLDDFGRSVDQAATVFVPGSEVLLAEVTIPHGNRARALKSIPFLIEENLAEDVEFLHFACDRINPAGKTRVAIVSRNRMTAWMTMLSEAGIEAASMVPTSLLLPTVPERWAIVPEGRQWLVGKEGGLPFAVDPENCRLLLSLAEGHGEDDGKCGVTFLTDHGENIDLQALLPGREVEVATASFLEMMTEGYGRGQGIDLLQSEFSRSAQWRGLWRQWQFFVWSALALVLISAVGFSFDYHRLAKAEQRLDAEMKAVFLEVFPNSKRTDNPRVRMESNLKGLQGKQSQGETFFVVYDQVAPVMLQSPGFSLNTLRFKDGRFDFDFELESLQALENLKAVLGKNEMIRAEIRNASASGDKIKAIMQVGIDR
- the gspE gene encoding type II secretion system ATPase GspE produces the protein MTGEPAGNIKLPYSFARRHGLLITEVSGERARVVYRPGVEPLILNEVRRFAAVPLELEAAESGRFDEILQRFYENDSSGAMQMAGDFSEDLDLQALAEQLPETEDLLDSEDDAPIIRLLNGIFTEAVRENASDIHIEPFESRLQIRFRVDGVLREVLQPSRILAPFIISRIKVMAKLDISEKRLPQDGRISLLIAGRPVDVRVSTIPSAVGERVVLRLLDKQAGRLNLEHLGMDPDSLAALDRLIHQPNGIVLVTGPTGSGKTTTLYAALSRLNRSSRNIMTVEDPIEYNLDGIGQTQVNTRVDMTFARGLRAILRQDPDVVMIGEIRDRETAEIAVQASLTGHLVFSTLHTNTAIGAVTRLRDMGVEPFLLSSTLSGVLSQRLVRVLCPKCRISYEATAAEGRLLGLRPEEKVTIYRPAGCESCSGQGFDGRTGIYELVEIDERLKAMIHEKAGEHEMEEYARHRNPGLRADGIRRVLAGETSLEEVVRVTREEGTTIGM
- a CDS encoding type II secretion system protein M: MMKISWNEMSGREKLMVIGGSAMLLILIGYLLFIKPVCDEYVRLQAEVPDRVADLAWMRSVAGESRNLTAAAGKVVGPASLLRSIDESARQHNVSANLVRVEPVGDNGVKLWLENVLYTDFFAWFRFLVAGNGFSVSSLAVEKSGASGVVNVRLSLEQR
- the gspF gene encoding type II secretion system inner membrane protein GspF; amino-acid sequence: MAAFEYSALNAQGRLEKGVLSADTPRQVRQVLRDKGLAPVSVEPVAGGTAKAVGGRMLSRGMGATGLALFTRQLATLVKSGSVLGEALDVVNEQSESAKVKKVVTAVRAKVMEGMSLARAMADFPQVFPDLYRATVEAGEQSGRLDQVLERLAEYTEFKQQLGQKIVLAMAYPVLLTSVAVLVVIGMLAYVVPQIITVFRNIDQELPVLTRLVISASEFFSHYGSVLLVILILLLFAARSLMRYGGIRKKVHGAMLSVPVVGRFLKALDVSRFTRTLSMLVASGVPVLDGMKVGAGVMNNWVLRDAVTEAAKGVREGKSVSRALAASKCFPPMVIHLIASGEASAELDTMLSQAAVSQEKEVEMVAGLATAVFEPLLILVMGGVVLLIVLAILLPIFELNQLVR
- a CDS encoding 2TM domain-containing protein, with translation MIIRKLRLEKGWSQEQLAEICDLSVRTIQRIESGQTPSLETLKALASVFETEVTALSREDVMSGQSMSAEEERAVISVRDLKGFYTHLVIYGVVISGLLALNLVRPTNHFWAMWPAIGWGVGVVFHGLNVFEAFSLFGADWEKRQLNKRLKRDA